A region of the Kribbella sp. NBC_01245 genome:
ACCTGGTCGACGGTCATCGCGCCCCTCGCGAACGCCCCCTGCCCCCGCGCGGCGACCTCCCCATCCGCGGCGACGACCCGGACCTCGACCAACGGCCCATCACCCGCCACCTCCACGCCGTACGTCGTCTGCTGAGGCTCTGGTACGACGCTGAGGCTCTTGCTCATCAAGAATTCGGGCGGCTCGACCCGCCATCCGGCCGGCAACGCCTCGCGAACGACCTCGGGTTCGGCGCACACCTTCAGCCAGCTCCCGGTCTGCTCGAGCCTTTTCGCGAGCTCCGGCACCACGCGTACGTCGTACCGCGGCAGCACATAGCGAACGACCTGGCCGGGCCGCCCCACGTCGACCCG
Encoded here:
- a CDS encoding GNAT family N-acetyltransferase, which produces MDLDELVREWAFGWAVSRGTAMPVEVVEGLRVDVGRPGQVVRYVLPRYDVRVVPELAKRLEQTGSWLKVCAEPEVVREALPAGWRVEPPEFLMSKSLSVVPEPQQTTYGVEVAGDGPLVEVRVVAADGEVAARGQGAFARGAMTVDQVVTEPAHRRRGLGRTVMAALERAAVERGVDRGVLVATEDGLGLYGSLGWALDSPVTAAVRV